The Streptomyces sp. NBC_01275 genome has a segment encoding these proteins:
- a CDS encoding histidine phosphatase family protein, with product MPLRVTFVAAARSSPLLAERFEDDRPLDTAGWDEVQRAAADLVPLAAAELRYCSPTPRSRATGDVLGYAPLVQLALRDCDMGRWRGLTLGEAMAREPEAVDAWLADPHAVPHGGESLLAFIARVGGWLDTRPVGDGDRIVAVAEPSVIRAALVYALKAPASTYWNLDVRPLSATTVTGRGGRWNLRLEGAPAQPSRA from the coding sequence ATGCCACTTCGGGTCACTTTCGTCGCAGCCGCGCGCAGCTCACCGCTGCTCGCGGAGCGCTTCGAGGACGACCGGCCGCTGGACACGGCCGGCTGGGACGAGGTGCAGCGAGCGGCCGCGGACCTGGTGCCGCTGGCCGCCGCCGAGCTGCGCTACTGCTCGCCGACCCCGCGCAGCCGCGCCACCGGGGACGTGCTCGGGTACGCCCCGCTGGTGCAGCTCGCCCTGCGGGACTGCGACATGGGCCGCTGGCGCGGTCTCACCCTCGGCGAGGCGATGGCCCGCGAGCCGGAGGCCGTGGACGCCTGGCTCGCCGATCCGCACGCCGTCCCGCACGGGGGCGAGTCGCTGCTGGCGTTCATCGCCCGGGTGGGCGGCTGGCTGGACACCCGGCCGGTGGGGGACGGCGACCGGATCGTCGCGGTGGCCGAGCCGTCGGTGATCCGCGCGGCCCTGGTGTACGCGCTGAAGGCGCCGGCCTCGACGTACTGGAACCTCGATGTGCGCCCGCTGTCGGCGACGACCGTCACCGGCCGGGGCGGGCGCTGGAACCTGCGTCTGGAGGGGGCGCCGGCTCAGCCCTCGCGGGCGTAG
- a CDS encoding GNAT family N-acetyltransferase produces the protein MKDTPPLAEGYEISTDPARIDAERVHRWLSTDAYWALGRAREKQDRAIAASLNFGVYDSASGEQVAYARVVTDLATFAWLCDVYVDPTVRGKGIGTSLVAAVREHLLPHGLRRILLATADAHGVYEKVGFRALEDPDRWMALILERPRAFSGDLSGTS, from the coding sequence ATGAAGGACACCCCGCCGCTCGCCGAGGGCTACGAGATCTCCACCGACCCCGCCCGCATCGACGCCGAGCGCGTGCACCGCTGGCTCTCCACCGACGCGTACTGGGCGCTCGGCCGCGCACGGGAGAAGCAGGACCGGGCGATCGCCGCGTCGCTGAACTTCGGGGTCTACGACTCGGCGTCGGGGGAGCAGGTCGCCTACGCGCGGGTCGTCACCGACCTCGCGACCTTCGCCTGGCTGTGCGACGTGTACGTCGACCCGACGGTGCGCGGCAAGGGGATCGGAACCTCCCTCGTGGCCGCCGTGCGCGAACACCTGCTGCCGCACGGACTGCGCCGCATCCTGCTCGCCACGGCCGACGCCCACGGGGTGTACGAGAAGGTCGGCTTCCGGGCGCTGGAGGATCCGGACCGGTGGATGGCGCTCATCCTGGAGCGGCCGCGCGCGTTTTCCGGCGACTTGTCCGGCACCTCCTGA
- a CDS encoding PLP-dependent aminotransferase family protein, whose protein sequence is MYESSSAGGSVSELANQLRRELDRYSPGGKLPSSRALVERFRVSPVTVSRALAQLSAEGLVVTRPGAGAFRARPARTTAAPAGDTSWQEVALSADGAADLIPRSVDASGVTVSLAAPPPGVIEFNGGYLHPSLQPERAMAAALARAGRRPGAWGRPPLEGLLELREWFARTIGGAVTAAEVLVGAGGQAALTTALRALAPPGAPVLVESPTYPGMLAIARSAGLRPVPVPVDPDGVRPELLADAFRATGARVFVCQPLFQNPTGAVLAPARRGEVLRIAREAGAFVVEDDFVRRLAHADAGALPRPLAADDADGVVVHVSSLTKATSPSLRVSALAARGPVLERLRAIQVVDAFFVPRPLQEAALELVGSPAWTRHLRSLAGELKERRDTMTAALAQRLPELALPHIPSGGYHLWLRLPDGAGGASQAFGSGADTAFTAAALRAGVALTPGRPYFSAEPPAAHVRLSFAAVAGAEEITEGVRRLRAACDEVLPGNPSTR, encoded by the coding sequence ATGTACGAGAGTAGCAGTGCGGGTGGCAGTGTGAGCGAGCTGGCGAATCAGCTGCGTCGGGAGCTGGACCGCTACTCGCCGGGTGGAAAGCTCCCGTCGAGCCGGGCTCTGGTCGAACGGTTCCGGGTGAGCCCCGTGACCGTCTCGCGCGCCCTGGCGCAGCTGTCCGCCGAGGGACTGGTGGTGACCCGGCCCGGCGCCGGAGCCTTCCGGGCCCGACCGGCCCGTACGACCGCCGCCCCGGCCGGCGACACCTCCTGGCAGGAGGTCGCCCTCAGCGCGGACGGGGCCGCCGACCTGATCCCGCGCTCGGTCGACGCCTCCGGCGTCACGGTCTCGCTGGCCGCCCCGCCGCCCGGCGTGATCGAGTTCAACGGCGGCTATCTGCACCCCTCGTTGCAGCCGGAACGCGCGATGGCCGCCGCCCTGGCCCGGGCCGGACGGCGGCCCGGCGCCTGGGGGCGGCCGCCGCTGGAGGGCCTGCTGGAGCTGCGGGAGTGGTTCGCGCGCACCATCGGCGGCGCGGTGACCGCGGCCGAGGTGCTGGTCGGCGCGGGCGGCCAGGCGGCGCTCACCACCGCCCTGCGCGCCCTCGCCCCGCCCGGCGCGCCGGTGCTCGTCGAGTCGCCCACCTACCCCGGCATGCTGGCGATCGCCCGCTCGGCGGGGCTGCGCCCGGTGCCCGTCCCGGTCGACCCGGACGGGGTGCGCCCGGAGCTGCTCGCCGACGCGTTCCGGGCGACCGGCGCCCGGGTCTTCGTCTGCCAGCCGCTGTTCCAGAACCCGACCGGCGCCGTCCTGGCCCCCGCCCGGCGCGGCGAGGTGCTGCGCATCGCACGGGAGGCGGGCGCGTTCGTCGTCGAGGACGACTTCGTACGCCGGCTCGCGCACGCGGACGCCGGAGCGCTGCCCCGGCCGCTGGCCGCCGACGACGCCGACGGCGTCGTCGTCCACGTCAGCTCGCTCACCAAGGCGACCTCGCCCAGCCTCCGGGTCAGCGCGCTGGCCGCCCGCGGGCCCGTCCTGGAGCGGCTGCGGGCCATTCAGGTCGTCGACGCCTTCTTCGTGCCCCGCCCGCTCCAGGAGGCGGCCCTCGAACTCGTCGGCTCACCGGCCTGGACACGTCATCTGCGCTCCCTCGCGGGCGAGTTGAAGGAACGGCGCGACACCATGACCGCCGCCCTGGCCCAGCGCCTGCCCGAACTCGCGCTCCCGCACATCCCGTCCGGCGGCTACCACCTGTGGCTGCGCCTGCCCGACGGCGCCGGGGGCGCCTCCCAGGCCTTCGGCTCCGGGGCGGACACCGCGTTCACGGCCGCCGCCCTGCGCGCGGGCGTCGCCCTCACCCCCGGCCGCCCGTACTTCAGCGCCGAACCCCCGGCCGCCCACGTCCGGCTGAGCTTCGCCGCGGTCGCGGGCGCGGAGGAGATCACGGAAGGCGTACGACGGCTGCGGGCAGCCTGCGACGAGGTGCTCCCCGGAAATCCGTCGACGCGGTGA
- the argC gene encoding N-acetyl-gamma-glutamyl-phosphate reductase: MAVRAAVAGASGYAGGELLRLLLAHPEVEIGALTGNSNAGQKLGALQPHLLPLAGRVLQETTPEALAGHEVVFLALPHGQSAAVAEQLGPDVLVVDMGADFRLKNAADWERFYGSPHAGTWPYGLPELPGGRTALEGSKRIAVPGCYPTAVSLALFPAYAAGLAGQEAVIVAASGTSGAGKAPKPNLLGSEVMGSMSPYGVGGGHRHTPEMIQNLSAAAGEPVTVSFTPTLAPMPRGILATCSVSAKDGVTAESVRAAYEKAFADEPFVHLLPEGQWPATASVYGSNAVQVQVAYDEAVGRIIAISAIDNLTKGTAGGAVQSMNIALGLPEELGLSTIGVAP, from the coding sequence ATGGCGGTACGAGCGGCAGTGGCCGGAGCGAGCGGGTATGCGGGCGGCGAGCTGCTGCGCCTGCTCCTGGCGCACCCCGAGGTCGAGATCGGCGCCCTGACCGGCAACTCCAACGCAGGACAGAAGCTGGGCGCGCTCCAGCCGCACCTGCTGCCGCTGGCCGGCCGGGTCCTGCAGGAGACCACCCCCGAGGCCCTCGCCGGGCACGAGGTCGTCTTCCTCGCCCTTCCGCACGGACAGTCCGCCGCCGTGGCCGAGCAGCTCGGCCCGGACGTCCTCGTCGTCGACATGGGCGCCGACTTCCGGCTGAAGAACGCCGCCGACTGGGAGCGGTTCTACGGCTCCCCGCACGCCGGCACCTGGCCCTACGGCCTTCCCGAACTGCCGGGCGGCCGCACCGCGCTGGAGGGGTCCAAGCGCATCGCGGTCCCCGGTTGCTACCCCACCGCCGTCTCGCTCGCGCTGTTCCCGGCGTACGCGGCGGGCCTGGCCGGGCAGGAGGCCGTGATCGTCGCCGCCTCCGGCACCTCCGGCGCGGGCAAGGCGCCCAAGCCGAACCTGCTGGGCTCCGAGGTCATGGGCTCCATGTCCCCGTACGGCGTAGGCGGCGGCCACCGGCACACGCCCGAGATGATCCAGAACCTCAGCGCGGCGGCCGGGGAGCCGGTCACCGTCTCCTTCACGCCGACGCTCGCGCCGATGCCCCGGGGCATCCTGGCGACGTGCAGCGTCTCCGCGAAGGACGGCGTCACCGCCGAGTCCGTCCGCGCCGCCTACGAGAAGGCCTTCGCCGACGAGCCCTTCGTCCACCTGCTGCCCGAGGGCCAGTGGCCGGCCACGGCGTCCGTCTACGGTTCCAACGCCGTTCAGGTACAGGTCGCGTACGACGAGGCCGTGGGCCGCATCATCGCCATCAGCGCCATCGACAACCTGACCAAGGGCACCGCGGGCGGTGCCGTCCAGAGCATGAACATCGCCCTCGGACTCCCCGAGGAGCTCGGTCTTTCCACGATCGGAGTCGCACCGTGA
- the argB gene encoding acetylglutamate kinase has protein sequence MSTTRKHTALPKAQILIEALPWLTRHNGKTVVIKFGGNAMIDEDLKAAFAQDVVFLHHAGLKPVVVHGGGPQISAALDQHGIVSEFKAGLRVTTEDAMDVVRMVLAGQVQRELVGLLNQHGPLAVGLTGEDAHTITATKHRPEIDGELVDIGRVGEITAIDTGAIEALLADGRIPVVSSIARSQDDGHVYNVNADTAAAALAAALGAETLMVLTDVEGLYEDWPNSDEVISRLTASQLEKLLPELSSGMVPKMEGCLHAVRGGVTTARVIDGRVQHSILLEIFTDEGIGTMVVADDQENKDEDAQADEQEGESS, from the coding sequence ATGAGCACTACCCGCAAACACACCGCCCTGCCCAAGGCCCAGATCCTCATCGAGGCGCTGCCCTGGCTGACCCGGCACAACGGCAAGACCGTCGTCATCAAGTTCGGCGGCAACGCCATGATCGACGAGGACCTGAAGGCCGCCTTCGCGCAGGACGTCGTCTTCCTGCACCACGCCGGCCTCAAGCCCGTCGTCGTGCACGGCGGCGGCCCGCAGATCAGCGCCGCCCTCGACCAGCACGGCATCGTCAGCGAGTTCAAGGCCGGCCTGCGCGTCACCACCGAGGACGCCATGGACGTCGTACGGATGGTGCTGGCCGGGCAGGTCCAGCGCGAGCTGGTCGGACTGCTCAACCAACACGGGCCGCTGGCCGTGGGGTTGACCGGCGAGGACGCGCACACCATCACCGCCACCAAGCACCGGCCCGAGATCGACGGCGAGTTGGTCGACATCGGACGGGTCGGCGAGATCACCGCGATCGACACGGGCGCCATCGAGGCCCTGCTCGCCGACGGCCGCATCCCGGTCGTCTCGTCGATCGCCCGCTCCCAGGACGACGGACATGTCTACAACGTCAATGCTGATACGGCGGCTGCGGCACTCGCTGCGGCACTGGGCGCCGAAACCCTCATGGTCCTCACCGACGTCGAGGGCCTCTACGAGGACTGGCCGAACAGCGACGAGGTGATCAGCCGCCTCACCGCCTCCCAACTGGAGAAGCTGCTGCCGGAGTTGAGCTCCGGGATGGTCCCGAAGATGGAGGGCTGTCTGCACGCCGTACGCGGCGGCGTCACCACCGCCCGGGTCATCGACGGGCGCGTCCAGCACTCGATCCTGCTGGAGATCTTCACGGACGAGGGCATCGGCACGATGGTCGTCGCCGACGACCAGGAGAACAAGGACGAAGACGCGCAAGCGGACGAGCAAGAGGGGGAGTCGTCATGA
- the argJ gene encoding bifunctional glutamate N-acetyltransferase/amino-acid acetyltransferase ArgJ — protein sequence MSVTAAKGFTAAGIAAGIKENGNPDLALVVNTGPRRTAAGVFTSNRVKAAPVLWSEQVLKGGQVSAVVLNSGGANACTGPKGFQDTHATAEKVADVLGHSAAEVAVASTGLIGLLLPMDKLLPGVEAAAAQLSEHGGEKAAIAIKTTDTVHKTSVVTKDGWTVGGMAKGAGMLAPGLATMLVVLTTDADLDGETLDRALRAATKVTFDRVDSDGCMSTNDTVLLLASGASEVTPQYAEFAAVVRTVCDDLGQQLIRDAEGASKDIKVEVINAASEDDAVEVGRSIARNNLLKCAIHGEDPNWGRVLSAIGTTKAAFEPDRLNVAINGVWVCKNGGVGEDREKVDMRYREVHIVADLAAGAETATIWTNDLTADYVHENSAYSS from the coding sequence GTGAGCGTCACGGCAGCCAAGGGATTCACGGCGGCGGGCATCGCCGCCGGGATCAAGGAGAACGGCAACCCGGACCTGGCCCTGGTGGTCAACACCGGTCCGCGCCGCACCGCCGCGGGCGTCTTCACCTCCAACCGCGTCAAGGCCGCGCCGGTCCTGTGGTCCGAGCAGGTCCTGAAGGGCGGTCAGGTGTCCGCCGTCGTCCTCAACTCCGGCGGCGCCAACGCCTGCACGGGCCCGAAGGGCTTCCAGGACACGCACGCCACCGCCGAGAAGGTCGCCGACGTGCTCGGGCACAGCGCGGCCGAGGTCGCCGTCGCCTCCACCGGGCTGATCGGCCTGCTGCTCCCGATGGACAAGCTGCTCCCGGGAGTCGAGGCCGCGGCCGCCCAACTCTCCGAGCACGGCGGCGAGAAGGCCGCCATCGCCATCAAGACCACCGACACCGTCCACAAGACGTCCGTCGTGACGAAGGACGGCTGGACCGTCGGCGGCATGGCCAAGGGCGCGGGCATGCTCGCCCCCGGCCTGGCCACCATGCTCGTCGTCCTCACCACCGACGCCGACCTCGACGGCGAGACCCTGGACCGCGCGCTGCGCGCCGCCACCAAGGTCACCTTCGACCGCGTCGACTCCGACGGCTGCATGTCCACCAACGACACCGTGCTGCTGCTCGCCTCCGGCGCCTCCGAAGTCACCCCTCAGTACGCGGAGTTCGCCGCGGTTGTACGGACCGTCTGCGACGACCTCGGCCAGCAGCTCATCCGGGACGCGGAGGGCGCCAGCAAGGACATCAAGGTCGAGGTGATCAACGCGGCGAGCGAGGACGACGCCGTCGAGGTGGGCCGCTCCATCGCCCGCAACAACCTCCTCAAGTGCGCCATCCACGGCGAGGACCCCAACTGGGGCCGCGTCCTGTCGGCGATCGGCACCACGAAGGCCGCCTTCGAGCCCGACCGGTTGAACGTCGCCATCAACGGCGTCTGGGTCTGCAAGAACGGCGGCGTGGGCGAGGACCGCGAGAAGGTCGACATGCGCTACCGCGAGGTGCACATCGTCGCCGACCTGGCCGCCGGCGCGGAGACCGCCACCATCTGGACCAACGACCTCACCGCGGACTACGTCCACGAGAACAGCGCGTACTCGTCATGA
- a CDS encoding DUF6314 family protein, with amino-acid sequence MERRETPRDEFWPVADVLAHLAGSWRVERSVRDLTSGDEGGFTGVTAFRPYGEGDGLLHHESGTFTWRGVSRPAERTLRFLPGTAPGSADVRFADGRPFHDLDLTTGRHITDHPCAADLYRGEFTVRDADRWRTVWRVGGPAKDLLLVTDYAREG; translated from the coding sequence ATGGAGCGGAGAGAGACGCCGAGGGACGAGTTCTGGCCAGTCGCCGACGTGCTCGCCCATCTGGCCGGGAGCTGGCGGGTCGAGCGGTCCGTCCGGGATCTCACGAGCGGCGACGAGGGCGGGTTCACCGGCGTCACCGCTTTCCGGCCATACGGCGAGGGCGACGGACTGCTGCATCACGAGTCGGGCACGTTCACCTGGCGGGGCGTCTCCCGGCCCGCCGAGCGGACACTGCGGTTCCTGCCCGGGACGGCACCGGGTTCGGCGGACGTACGGTTCGCCGACGGCCGCCCCTTCCACGACCTGGACCTGACGACCGGGCGGCACATCACCGACCACCCCTGCGCCGCCGACCTCTACCGGGGCGAGTTCACCGTCCGCGACGCGGATCGCTGGCGGACGGTCTGGCGGGTGGGCGGCCCCGCCAAGGACCTCCTGCTCGTCACCGACTACGCCCGCGAGGGCTGA
- a CDS encoding alpha-L-arabinofuranosidase C-terminal domain-containing protein: MSRSTTPTRWRLGLTATALLAATALVPVPAHAEVVTDYSLTVDPTAKGAKIDDTMYGVFFEDINRAADGGLYAELVQNRSFEYSTVDNKAYTPLTSWTVDGTAQVLNDAGRLNDRNRNYLSLSAGSAVTNAGYNTGVRVEQGEKYDFSVWARADSGTTLTVSLQDADGALATARKVAVRSGGWARYKATFTATRAGSAGRLTVASSAATALDMVSLFPRDTYRHEPNGLRKDLAEKVAALHPGFVRFPGGCLVNTGSMQDYSEASDWQRARSYQWKDTIGPVEERATNSNFWGYNQSYGLGYYEYFRLAEDVGAMPLPVVPALVTGCGQNKAVADDALLKRHVQDTLDLIEFANGPVTSTWGKKRAAMGHPKPFHLTHLEVGNEENLPTEFFARFQQFRAAIEAKYPDVTVISNSGPDDAGSTFDTAWQLNRDADVAMVDEHYYNSPQWFLQNNDRYDSYDRNGPKVFLGEYASWGNAFKNGLAEAAYMTGLERNADVVKLASYAPLFANEDYVQWSPDMVWFNNHASWNSANYEVQKLFMTNVGDRVVPSTATGTPALQGPITGAVGLSTWATSAAYDDVKVTGADGDPLLSDDFSGDASRWAHTGGGSWSLQDGQYVQTDTAAENTMVSAGDPGWHDYDLHVKATKKSGKEGFLVAFGVKDTGNYYWWNLGGWNNTQSAVEQAVDGGKSTLISKAGSVETGRAYDVDVKVRGRQVTLYLDGQEWGSFTDDKPAEPFRQVVTKDKKTGDLIVKVVNAQSSEARTAIDLGGAEVASKARVTTLTADPNAVNTETATPVAPVRSTFTGVADRFTYTFPANSITFLRIKQK, from the coding sequence ATGTCACGCAGCACCACCCCCACCCGCTGGAGGCTGGGCCTCACCGCCACCGCCCTGCTGGCGGCCACCGCCCTCGTGCCCGTCCCCGCCCACGCCGAGGTCGTCACCGACTACTCCCTCACCGTCGACCCCACCGCCAAGGGCGCGAAGATCGACGACACGATGTACGGCGTCTTCTTCGAGGACATCAACCGGGCCGCCGACGGCGGTCTGTACGCCGAGCTCGTGCAGAACCGGTCCTTCGAGTACTCCACCGTCGACAACAAGGCGTACACCCCGCTGACCTCCTGGACGGTCGACGGCACGGCCCAGGTCCTGAACGACGCGGGCCGGCTCAACGACCGCAACCGCAACTACCTCTCCCTGAGCGCCGGTTCGGCCGTCACCAACGCCGGATACAACACCGGCGTCCGGGTCGAGCAGGGCGAGAAGTACGACTTCTCGGTGTGGGCCCGCGCCGACAGCGGCACCACGCTGACGGTGTCGTTGCAGGACGCCGACGGCGCCCTCGCCACCGCCCGCAAGGTGGCCGTGCGCAGCGGCGGCTGGGCGCGGTACAAGGCGACCTTCACCGCCACCCGCGCCGGCAGCGCCGGCCGCCTGACCGTCGCCTCCTCGGCCGCGACCGCCCTCGACATGGTGTCGCTGTTCCCGCGCGACACCTACAGGCACGAGCCCAACGGGCTGCGCAAGGACCTCGCCGAGAAGGTCGCCGCCCTGCATCCGGGCTTCGTCCGCTTCCCCGGCGGCTGCCTGGTCAACACCGGCTCCATGCAGGACTACAGCGAGGCCTCCGACTGGCAGCGGGCCCGCTCGTACCAGTGGAAGGACACCATCGGCCCGGTCGAGGAGCGCGCCACCAACTCCAACTTCTGGGGCTACAACCAGAGTTACGGCCTCGGCTACTACGAGTACTTCCGACTGGCCGAGGACGTCGGCGCCATGCCGTTGCCTGTGGTCCCGGCCCTGGTGACCGGCTGCGGCCAGAACAAGGCCGTCGCCGACGACGCCCTGCTCAAGCGGCACGTCCAGGACACGCTCGACCTCATCGAGTTCGCCAACGGCCCGGTCACCTCGACCTGGGGCAAGAAGCGCGCGGCGATGGGCCACCCCAAGCCCTTCCACCTCACCCATCTCGAGGTCGGCAACGAGGAGAACCTCCCGACCGAGTTCTTCGCCCGCTTCCAGCAGTTCCGCGCCGCGATCGAGGCGAAGTACCCGGACGTCACCGTCATCTCCAACTCGGGTCCCGACGACGCCGGTTCGACCTTCGACACGGCCTGGCAGCTCAACCGGGACGCCGACGTCGCGATGGTCGACGAGCACTACTACAACAGCCCGCAGTGGTTCCTGCAGAACAACGACCGCTACGACTCCTACGACAGGAACGGCCCGAAGGTCTTCCTCGGCGAGTACGCCTCCTGGGGCAACGCCTTCAAGAACGGCCTCGCCGAAGCGGCGTACATGACCGGCCTGGAACGCAACGCGGACGTCGTCAAACTCGCTTCCTACGCACCCCTGTTCGCCAACGAGGACTACGTCCAGTGGAGCCCGGACATGGTGTGGTTCAACAACCACGCCTCCTGGAACTCCGCCAACTACGAGGTCCAGAAGCTGTTCATGACCAACGTCGGCGACCGGGTGGTGCCCTCGACGGCCACCGGGACACCGGCCCTGCAAGGGCCCATCACCGGCGCCGTGGGCCTGTCGACGTGGGCGACCAGCGCGGCGTACGACGACGTGAAGGTGACCGGCGCGGACGGCGACCCGCTGCTGAGCGACGACTTCTCCGGTGACGCCTCGCGGTGGGCGCACACCGGCGGCGGCAGCTGGTCGCTCCAGGACGGGCAGTACGTGCAGACGGACACCGCCGCCGAGAACACCATGGTCTCGGCCGGCGACCCGGGCTGGCACGACTACGACCTGCATGTGAAGGCCACCAAGAAGTCCGGCAAGGAGGGCTTCCTCGTCGCCTTCGGCGTCAAGGACACCGGCAACTACTACTGGTGGAACCTGGGCGGCTGGAACAACACCCAGTCCGCCGTCGAGCAGGCCGTGGACGGGGGCAAGTCGACGCTGATCTCCAAGGCCGGCTCCGTCGAGACGGGCCGCGCCTACGACGTCGACGTCAAGGTGCGGGGCCGGCAGGTCACTCTCTACCTCGACGGCCAGGAGTGGGGCAGCTTCACCGACGACAAGCCGGCCGAGCCGTTCCGCCAGGTCGTGACCAAGGACAAGAAGACCGGCGACCTGATCGTCAAGGTCGTCAACGCCCAGTCCTCCGAGGCCCGCACGGCGATCGACCTCGGGGGCGCCGAGGTCGCGTCCAAGGCCCGCGTGACGACCCTGACCGCCGACCCGAACGCGGTCAACACCGAGACCGCGACCCCGGTCGCGCCGGTGAGGTCCACCTTCACCGGGGTCGCGGACAGGTTCACGTACACCTTCCCGGCGAACTCGATCACCTTCCTGCGGATCAAGCAGAAGTAG
- a CDS encoding acetylornithine transaminase: MSNQELTERWQDSLMNNYGTPRLPLVRGEGARLWDADGKEYVDFVGGIAVNALGHAHPAVVEAVSSQIASLGHVSNLFIAEPPVALAERLLRCFGRDGKVFFCNSGAEANEGAFKIGRLTGRSHMVATQGGFHGRTMGALALTGQPGKQEPFLPLPGDVTHVPYGDAQALAAAVTEETAIVVIEPIQGENGVVVPPAGYLKAARAITAATGSLLVLDEVQTGVGRCGQWFEYQAHEGVLPDVVTLAKGLGGGLPLGATVAFGRAADLLQPGHHGTTFGGNPVACAAGLAVLDTIENEGLLENVKRQSERLRDGIEGLGHPLIDYVRGAGLLLGIVLTGPLAPQVQQAAQEAGFLVNAPAPDVVRLMPPLNLGDDAVEAFLGALPGILDAAAPSGD; the protein is encoded by the coding sequence ATGAGCAACCAGGAACTGACCGAGCGGTGGCAGGACTCGCTCATGAACAACTACGGCACCCCGAGGCTCCCGCTCGTCCGCGGCGAGGGCGCCCGGCTGTGGGACGCCGACGGCAAGGAGTACGTCGACTTCGTCGGCGGCATCGCCGTCAACGCGCTCGGCCACGCCCACCCGGCGGTCGTGGAGGCCGTGAGCAGCCAGATCGCCTCCCTCGGCCATGTCTCCAACCTGTTCATCGCCGAACCGCCCGTCGCCCTCGCCGAGCGGCTCCTGCGCTGCTTCGGCCGGGACGGCAAGGTGTTCTTCTGCAACTCCGGCGCCGAGGCCAACGAGGGCGCGTTCAAGATCGGCCGGCTCACCGGGCGGTCCCATATGGTCGCCACGCAGGGCGGCTTCCACGGCCGCACCATGGGCGCCCTCGCCCTCACCGGACAGCCCGGCAAGCAGGAGCCGTTCCTGCCGCTGCCCGGCGACGTCACCCACGTCCCGTACGGCGACGCGCAGGCGCTGGCCGCCGCGGTGACCGAGGAGACGGCCATCGTCGTCATCGAGCCCATCCAGGGCGAGAACGGCGTGGTCGTCCCGCCGGCGGGATATCTGAAGGCGGCCCGGGCGATCACCGCCGCGACCGGCTCGCTGCTGGTCCTCGACGAGGTGCAGACCGGCGTCGGGCGGTGCGGTCAGTGGTTCGAGTACCAGGCCCACGAGGGCGTCCTGCCGGACGTCGTGACCCTCGCCAAGGGCCTCGGCGGCGGGCTGCCGCTCGGCGCGACCGTCGCCTTCGGGCGGGCCGCGGACCTGCTCCAGCCCGGCCACCACGGCACGACGTTCGGCGGCAACCCCGTCGCCTGCGCCGCCGGGCTCGCCGTACTCGACACCATCGAGAACGAGGGGCTGCTGGAGAACGTCAAGCGGCAGAGCGAGCGGTTGCGGGACGGAATCGAGGGCCTCGGCCACCCGTTGATCGATTATGTCCGGGGCGCGGGCCTCCTCCTGGGTATCGTGCTCACGGGGCCGCTTGCGCCGCAGGTGCAGCAGGCGGCTCAGGAGGCCGGTTTCCTGGTGAACGCGCCCGCCCCCGACGTCGTACGGCTGATGCCGCCGCTGAACCTCGGCGACGACGCGGTGGAGGCGTTCCTCGGGGCGCTGCCCGGCATCCTCGACGCAGCCGCGCCGAGCGGGGACTGA